A genomic region of Cannabis sativa cultivar Pink pepper isolate KNU-18-1 chromosome 1, ASM2916894v1, whole genome shotgun sequence contains the following coding sequences:
- the LOC115708136 gene encoding peroxiredoxin Q, chloroplastic, with protein sequence MASLSLPKHSLPPVLPPQTRKDLFSQNLKIFSKSSHSQFYGTKLSYSTSTTLPLSSSTKNVVFAKVKKGSTPPPFTLKDQDGKNVSLSKFKGKPVIVYFYPADETPGCTKQACAFRDSYEKFKKAGAAVVGISGDDVNSHKAFAKKYKLPYTLLADEGNKVRKEWGVPGDLFGTLPGRETYVLDKNGVVQLVYNNQFQPEKHIDETLKILKSI encoded by the exons ATGGCTTCACTTTCTCTCCCTAAGCACTCACTCCCACCTGTGCTCCCTCCCCAAACTCGTAAAGACTTATTTTCCCAAAACCTCAAAATCTTCTCCAAATCATCTCACTCTCAGTTTTATGGCACCAAGCTCTCCTATTCTACATCTACTACACTCCCACTTTCCTCTTCCACCAAGAATGTCGTTTTCGCCAAG gTGAAAAAGGGTTCGACACCACCACCCTTTACCTTGAAAGATCAGGATGGAAAGAATGTGAGCCTTTCCAAATTCAAAGGGAAACCTGTGATTGTCTATTTTTACCCTGCTGATGAGACTCCCGGCTGTACTAAACAG GCTTGTGCTTTCAGGGATTCTTATGAGAAGTTTAAGAAAGCTGGAGCAGCGGTAGTCGGTATTAGTGGTGATGATGTAAACTCACACAAG GCGTTCGCAAAGAAATATAAACTTCCTTACACATTACTAGCCGATGAAGGTAACAAAGTGAGGAAAGAATGGGGTGTGCCGGGGGATCTGTTTGGAACATTGCCTGGGAGAGAGACATATGTTCTTGACAAGAATGGAGTTGTCCAACTCGTCTACAACAACCAGTTCCAACCTGAAAAGCATATCGATGAGACTCTCAAAATACTAAAAAGCATTTGA